One window of Natrinema sp. SYSU A 869 genomic DNA carries:
- a CDS encoding DEAD/DEAH box helicase yields MLENRQVRYEDQEEPPFVTDAIKYERERQARRQTSPYTGDDRFVESIIDVFGFNPLDFQVNSWQTVDRLDRQRRADGESKAAVFSAPTGFGKTEAFLGPLYQLLREDRQDSVAIVYPRKALLQDQLGRILEHIHSIKADHGDQLSVGCYVGNMPWKRSEIGSKSFFDTKGSGRPRFTLCNCWCGEEEESHSFEYHGTNKSYVVRCENDPSHEFTDRELILSRSDMVFDDPPDIVLTTLESLENFAHKPHYSLVDQFDTIVLDEVHLNTGLRGAHASKVIQNVDDISDDPLLWLGSSATIDDPKRFGSQLFGLSQSAVETTSPPQSDFDDDHDDHEHYYFMLAPEDGPGVSSMAIQQSMLLGHTMLEDKKGRRSKQLSFIDSISQINQQRVQLEDADRENELWQFHRDPDGENWDTVAAEMDQQFIDEPLDFMPVYSEQGFDSETAANSDTLLSTNFLEVGIDVGEIKIITQHRTPWNLSSFLQRAGRAARKPGMESHIAVYLSNLTGDANMFYRADRFLGSDIRTPLNTDNPVVEWMHDRFNRYYEQVSELDDERFRSKLDEHATFLKRYLKDDLKFDRYFEMLIDPKSFFDTELGLDVPADRMLSEQVVDDVQQQISAYLDEQHDDVSDIEEYFGMEDGEIVRGADAIDSYILEVQDQTLRVINTFTGQVTGFERTLETHDASGYDNLVVELNQQLAEAKNRAQILPSGDVHETVAHFSSLLADLFGLTGKLMQLRNSANDAAERPIPQVNQDRLSDLNNAVNQLETLSEDDRIQEYYKLEKQIHYLQSALDEFDSYLGGKNPHKSLYRIKDLLRGAYYFDLYLRTDGRQLADDVWFVPPNYFGSAGQFVKVFRESDDRERPEESIDQVVSTLAPYRSEYQSESGMMQAFLPKTTVTDDGVVMDYTKHVTGEERDGVLVPDTLQLSEIKDLSGDSAMEIVQYCPECFQILPGDIDRCLRHDHRKYGKIHSEPHVDTSVTDRTPIETTGNLMLADLEATVSLESVTLEITPAKYYGDEIGVAYDSDSDRFTQEIESPEAPLGFTTRTRGLVYDMTSFIDGLEEKVGNYVQRYKDLEDDGDFEHLAYHTAAHFFLQLVTDISSVNNQRVFYGFDRDAGEVYVFERTEGGQGIVDLVYDELRTDPGSVLESMNRLLYNEQVIGERLWAQSTFIDALPTEETSVATVRPIIEDSLGTPFDSVIDRVTEEIISTIDRARQFAGDEGITVTDAYELKHIVADAQVAGEDGFPSDAVTEHDATVSDVDRVETAFYSPDIDGCVENLHITECIAAGDQSETLSYVVLEALRNYLTGTVPAEEAAEEMFDRELPPGGEIDGTSIFLDF; encoded by the coding sequence ATGTTGGAAAACCGGCAGGTCAGGTACGAGGACCAGGAGGAACCGCCGTTCGTAACAGATGCGATCAAATACGAACGCGAACGGCAAGCGCGGCGGCAGACCAGTCCATACACGGGCGATGATCGGTTCGTCGAGTCGATTATCGACGTGTTCGGGTTCAACCCGCTGGACTTTCAGGTGAACAGCTGGCAGACCGTCGACAGACTTGACCGACAACGGCGCGCAGACGGCGAGAGCAAGGCGGCCGTCTTCTCAGCACCGACTGGATTCGGAAAAACAGAAGCCTTCCTCGGTCCGCTATATCAACTGCTCCGTGAGGATCGACAGGATTCAGTCGCGATTGTCTACCCGCGGAAAGCACTTCTTCAAGACCAGCTCGGACGAATTCTCGAGCACATCCACTCGATCAAGGCGGACCACGGCGACCAGCTATCTGTCGGCTGCTACGTGGGGAATATGCCGTGGAAGCGTTCTGAAATCGGGTCCAAGAGTTTCTTCGATACAAAGGGGAGTGGACGACCACGCTTTACGCTCTGTAACTGCTGGTGTGGCGAGGAAGAGGAATCACACTCTTTCGAGTACCACGGGACTAACAAGTCGTATGTCGTCCGGTGTGAGAACGATCCGTCACACGAGTTCACTGATCGCGAACTGATCCTCTCGCGCAGCGACATGGTGTTCGACGACCCGCCGGACATCGTCCTGACGACGCTCGAATCGCTCGAGAACTTCGCGCACAAGCCTCACTACTCACTGGTTGATCAGTTCGACACCATCGTTCTGGACGAAGTTCATCTCAACACCGGCCTGCGCGGTGCACACGCGTCGAAGGTCATCCAGAACGTCGACGATATTTCCGACGATCCGCTGCTGTGGCTCGGCTCAAGCGCGACAATTGACGACCCCAAGCGGTTCGGCTCACAGCTATTTGGGCTCTCCCAATCCGCGGTCGAGACCACGAGCCCGCCTCAATCGGACTTCGATGATGATCACGACGACCACGAGCATTACTACTTCATGCTCGCACCTGAGGACGGACCGGGTGTCTCCTCGATGGCTATCCAGCAATCGATGCTGTTGGGACACACGATGCTTGAGGACAAGAAGGGGCGGCGGAGCAAACAGCTCTCGTTCATCGACAGTATCTCTCAGATCAACCAGCAACGGGTCCAATTGGAGGATGCCGACCGCGAGAACGAGCTGTGGCAGTTCCACCGCGATCCCGACGGCGAAAACTGGGACACCGTCGCGGCGGAGATGGACCAACAGTTTATCGACGAGCCGCTCGATTTCATGCCGGTCTACTCCGAACAGGGCTTCGACAGCGAGACGGCCGCGAACAGCGATACCTTGCTCTCGACGAATTTTCTCGAAGTAGGGATCGACGTCGGTGAAATCAAGATAATCACGCAACACCGGACACCGTGGAATCTCTCGTCGTTCCTACAGCGTGCCGGCCGGGCTGCACGAAAGCCAGGGATGGAGTCACATATCGCGGTCTACCTGTCAAACCTAACTGGCGATGCTAACATGTTCTATCGGGCAGACCGGTTCCTCGGTTCCGATATTCGGACACCGCTAAACACGGATAATCCGGTCGTCGAGTGGATGCACGATCGGTTCAACCGGTACTACGAGCAGGTATCCGAGTTGGATGATGAACGCTTCCGGTCGAAACTCGACGAACACGCGACCTTCCTGAAACGATATCTCAAGGACGACCTCAAGTTCGATCGGTATTTCGAGATGCTCATCGACCCGAAGTCCTTCTTCGATACGGAGCTGGGCCTCGACGTACCCGCTGACCGGATGCTCTCGGAACAGGTTGTCGATGACGTTCAACAACAGATCAGCGCATATCTCGACGAACAACACGACGATGTCTCCGATATCGAGGAGTACTTCGGAATGGAAGACGGGGAAATCGTCCGAGGTGCGGATGCGATTGATAGTTATATTCTCGAAGTTCAGGACCAGACACTGCGGGTCATAAACACGTTCACAGGACAGGTGACGGGCTTTGAGAGAACGCTCGAAACACACGATGCGAGTGGCTACGATAATCTCGTCGTAGAATTGAACCAGCAGTTAGCAGAAGCAAAGAACCGAGCACAAATTCTTCCGTCAGGTGATGTTCACGAAACGGTCGCTCACTTCTCGTCACTACTCGCTGATCTATTCGGATTGACTGGGAAGTTGATGCAGTTACGTAATAGCGCCAACGACGCCGCAGAGAGGCCGATTCCACAAGTAAATCAGGACCGGCTGTCCGACCTGAACAACGCTGTCAATCAGCTCGAAACCCTCAGTGAGGACGACCGAATCCAAGAATACTACAAACTCGAAAAACAGATACACTACCTCCAGTCGGCCCTCGATGAGTTCGACTCGTATCTCGGCGGCAAGAACCCGCATAAGTCACTGTACAGGATCAAGGACCTCTTGCGCGGTGCGTACTATTTCGATCTGTACCTTCGGACCGATGGGCGCCAGCTCGCTGACGACGTTTGGTTCGTTCCACCGAATTACTTTGGGAGCGCCGGCCAGTTCGTCAAGGTATTCCGCGAAAGCGACGACCGAGAGCGACCCGAGGAATCCATCGACCAGGTCGTGAGCACGCTCGCTCCATATCGATCGGAGTATCAGTCCGAATCGGGTATGATGCAGGCGTTTCTCCCCAAAACGACCGTCACGGACGATGGCGTCGTGATGGATTACACGAAACACGTAACGGGAGAAGAACGAGATGGTGTCCTCGTGCCGGACACGCTCCAATTGTCCGAGATCAAGGATCTGTCTGGAGATAGCGCTATGGAAATTGTCCAGTACTGTCCCGAGTGCTTCCAGATCTTACCGGGAGATATCGACAGGTGTCTCCGACACGATCATCGCAAGTACGGAAAGATCCATTCCGAGCCACACGTCGATACCTCCGTTACCGATCGAACTCCGATCGAAACGACCGGGAATCTCATGCTTGCCGATCTCGAGGCGACGGTTTCGCTTGAAAGCGTGACCCTCGAGATAACGCCTGCCAAGTACTACGGTGACGAAATCGGTGTTGCGTACGACTCGGACAGTGATCGATTCACGCAGGAAATCGAAAGTCCCGAAGCCCCGCTTGGGTTTACCACACGGACGCGAGGATTGGTATACGACATGACGTCGTTCATCGACGGCCTCGAGGAGAAGGTTGGAAACTACGTGCAACGGTACAAAGACCTCGAGGACGACGGAGACTTCGAACATCTAGCTTACCACACGGCGGCACACTTCTTCCTGCAGTTGGTAACTGACATCAGCAGCGTCAACAACCAGCGTGTCTTCTACGGCTTCGATCGTGACGCCGGCGAAGTTTACGTCTTCGAACGAACGGAGGGCGGTCAGGGTATCGTCGATCTCGTGTACGACGAACTCCGAACCGACCCAGGAAGTGTGCTCGAGTCGATGAATCGACTCCTGTACAACGAACAAGTCATCGGCGAGCGGCTGTGGGCTCAGAGCACCTTCATCGACGCGCTCCCCACTGAAGAGACGAGCGTAGCGACCGTCCGGCCGATTATCGAGGATTCTCTGGGAACTCCCTTCGACTCGGTCATCGACCGGGTTACCGAAGAAATCATCTCGACGATCGACCGTGCCCGCCAGTTCGCTGGCGACGAGGGTATCACGGTGACCGATGCCTACGAACTCAAACACATCGTCGCAGACGCACAGGTTGCTGGCGAAGACGGATTCCCCAGCGACGCTGTCACCGAACACGACGCGACGGTCTCCGACGTTGATCGGGTCGAGACCGCATTTTACTCACCGGACATCGACGGCTGTGTCGAGAACCTCCACATCACGGAGTGTATCGCCGCTGGCGATCAGAGCGAGACGCTCAGCTACGTTGTCCTCGAGGCACTTCGGAATTATCTGACTGGGACCGTCCCAGCTGAGGAGGCCGCCGAAGAAATGTTCGACCGCGAACTACCCCCAGGAGGTGAGATCGATGGTACGAGCATTTTCCTTGACTTCTGA
- a CDS encoding phospholipase D-like domain-containing protein, whose translation MTSESLRYFIGYTLLHARRAVIVSPWLSDVELRFPVNEHLDDRRMGMLDAIDELPNTDVTLIIREGEDHNDFIRNRLPQGVSLLEIDDLHAKVVVCDEFAYLGSANITRGGLALNREVCEIIENEYEDAITYVSEELDITLPRDQP comes from the coding sequence TTGACTTCTGAGAGCCTGCGATACTTCATCGGCTACACGCTGTTGCACGCCCGTCGAGCAGTCATCGTCTCGCCGTGGTTGAGTGACGTGGAACTGCGGTTCCCGGTGAACGAACACCTCGACGACCGCCGGATGGGGATGCTCGATGCCATTGATGAACTCCCCAATACGGATGTGACGCTGATCATTCGCGAGGGCGAGGATCACAATGATTTCATCCGCAATCGGCTTCCTCAGGGCGTGTCGTTGCTCGAGATCGATGATCTCCACGCGAAGGTCGTCGTTTGTGACGAATTTGCCTACCTCGGGTCGGCCAACATCACCAGAGGCGGACTTGCCCTTAACCGAGAAGTCTGCGAGATAATCGAAAACGAGTACGAGGACGCCATCACCTACGTCAGCGAGGAATTGGATATCACCCTCCCGCGCGACCAGCCCTGA
- a CDS encoding transcription initiation factor IIB family protein — MSSRQQSTAERVESETTSTDEPSICDADKVSADEFDTTSTCVECGEQSFTQSKAGEWYCDSCGAVHTGTELERSEPGWTPRDQRRTGPATSITRVSVGTKIGHDGNAEASFWAQYNTRLSHENQTLRHGLRELRALANALEATETLTEQSAYRFRRAAEKGLLVGHSLEAMAAACIHVTAREHHVPFPLQQIADVSPVDLDDIKTTVSKLLREFDLQVAPPLPTAFLERFASEVDLSNEIRRRALQLADAMIEDGEHVGQSPTGFAAAILYGAAKDCEVDITQKELASIAFVSVVTLSRQWQTVQTYLDNA; from the coding sequence ATGTCCTCTCGCCAACAGTCCACAGCAGAGCGTGTCGAATCCGAAACCACGTCAACTGACGAGCCGTCAATCTGCGACGCCGACAAGGTTTCCGCCGATGAGTTCGATACAACTTCAACCTGCGTTGAATGCGGCGAGCAGTCCTTCACACAGAGCAAAGCGGGCGAGTGGTACTGTGACTCTTGTGGGGCTGTTCACACGGGAACCGAACTCGAGCGCAGCGAACCTGGATGGACGCCCCGAGACCAGCGTCGGACCGGCCCTGCCACGTCGATCACGCGCGTTAGTGTCGGGACCAAAATCGGACACGACGGTAATGCAGAAGCCTCGTTTTGGGCACAGTACAACACCCGCCTGAGTCACGAGAACCAGACGCTCCGTCACGGGCTCCGCGAGCTCCGCGCGCTGGCGAATGCGCTCGAGGCTACTGAAACCCTCACCGAACAGTCAGCCTACCGCTTCCGCCGCGCGGCTGAAAAGGGACTACTCGTTGGTCACTCGCTCGAAGCGATGGCGGCTGCTTGCATTCATGTGACTGCGCGTGAACACCACGTTCCGTTTCCACTTCAGCAGATTGCAGATGTCTCACCGGTCGACCTCGATGATATCAAAACCACGGTCAGCAAACTCCTGCGGGAGTTTGACCTCCAGGTCGCGCCACCCCTTCCGACAGCGTTCCTCGAGCGCTTCGCCTCCGAGGTGGATCTCTCGAATGAGATTCGACGACGTGCCCTTCAGCTCGCTGACGCCATGATTGAGGACGGGGAACACGTGGGACAGAGTCCGACCGGGTTCGCGGCAGCAATACTATACGGTGCAGCAAAGGATTGCGAGGTCGATATCACGCAGAAGGAACTCGCGTCTATCGCGTTCGTTAGTGTCGTGACGCTGTCGCGTCAATGGCAGACGGTTCAGACGTATCTCGATAATGCATAG